The genomic region CAACAGTTGAGTCTGAAAGACTAAAGGTATATTCTCTGCCACCCAAACTGTGAATTATTGGACAGACGTTGTTCTCTCTCTTTTTTTAAAAAGTAAGAGGCGGGAGAGCGAGAAAGGCAAACCATGAGCAAAAAGAACACTGCGAAAATGAAAGCTTCAAAAAGATCTGCTGGAAAACCATCTGCTGGAAAAAGAAAGAGTGAGGGAGGAACCCTGAAAAGCAAGAAGCATCTAAAAAGTAAGAAGTCTTCTATTTCTTCCAAGACTTCTTCAAAGATTTCTTCCAAGCCCAAGAGTTCAGATTTTTCTCGTCAGATTGTTTGGGCCGTTGATCCTTTTAAGGCAAGCGGGCCGAGTTGGTCAAAGTTGACATCCATTGTGAAGGCCCTTTCTCTGGAGGGAAAGACCACGATTCAACCAGTTTACGTATTGAGTCCAAGCAATTTTAATTTCACGGGAGAGTTTTCGGGTCCTTGGATGGCCGTGTTTGAGCCAAAAGTAAGAGAGGCCTTCACCAGAGTCCTTTCCGGTCTCGGTATTTCGTCCTTGCTTGAACCTGAAATTATAACGAATAAAGAGACTTCAATGGCTTCCAATGTGAGCAAGCTTTTGAAATTCGTCGAAAAGAGTCAAGCAGAAGTTTTGGTCATGAACAGCCACGCGCGGACAGGATTGGCGCGACTTTTCTTGGGTTCTTTTGCAGAGACAGCTCTCATGACAACAAAAGTGCCACTTATTTTGGTTAATCCCGAGACCAAGTCGGTGACTCAGTTCAAAAAGGTGCTCTTTCCCACTGATTTTTCGGCGTCTAATAAGAAGGCTTTTAAGAAAACTTTGGTGTTTTGCAAAAAATACGGCGCACAACTGATCATTTATCATAAACTCCCGGATCCCATTGAACCAATGGTTCAAACAGGAGTTTACATGGCTGGAGGAGGTTGGGTTTCTGTCCAACAATATATCGATTTAGAGTCGGACGCGAGGGAAAAAGAAAGTCAAGTCTTGGTGGCTGAAGCCGCAAAGATGGGAGTGGATGCTAAATTTTTTATTGAAGAAAAACCTGGTTTTATCACCGATTCAATCAATCAATATGTTTCTCAAAATAGTGTTGATTTGGTTGCGGTAGGGTCAAAATCAGGGCCAATTTCCTCTGTCCTGGTGGGTAGCATTGGCAGACAAATGGTTCGAGAAGCCAGCTGCCCGGTTTGGGTTGTTCACGTTTAAGAAGAGTGGTTTTGATTATGTCTAGGAAGCTTCGTATTCAATTTTTAGGTGGTGCAGGGACTGTCACTGGAAGTCGGACTTTGGTTCATTATGATAAGTTTCGAATTCTCGTGGACTGCGGACTTTATCAGGGGCCCAAAGAGATTCGGCAACTCAATTGGGACGTTTTTCCTGGGGCAAAAAATCTTGATGCAGTTGTTTTGACTCATGCTCACATTGACCATTCTGGATACTTACCCAAGCTGGTCAAAGAGGGTTTTACGGGTCCTGTCTATTCCACGCGTTCAACAAAAGACTTGTGCGAAATCATGCTATTGGACGCGGCTCATCTCCAAGAAGAAGATGCCAGATACGCCAATCGAAGCCGTCATTCGAAACATGATCCGGCCCTTCCTCTTTATACTACCGATGATGCGGTCAGAGTGCTGAGGCACTTTCAACCTCTGAGTTTTGACGATTGGCATGAAATGGTTCCTGGGTTGAGTCTGCGTTTTTTGCGAGCTGGTCATATTTTGGGTTCGTCCATTATTCAGTTTGCTTACGAAGGAGATCATGGTTCGCGCCTGATTAGCTTTTCTGGAGATCTTGGCAATGGGCGTTCTCATATCATTAAACCTCCCGTCGCTCTGACTGAAACAGATTACTTGGTGCTCGAGTCGACCTATGGAGATCGAGTTCAGCCGAGAGAGGATCATATTGATTTGCTTGGCAAAATAATCAAGCGGGTGTTGGGGCGAGGCGGGACTTTGGTCGTTCCAGCTTTTACGGTTGGCAGAACCCAGGAGTTGCTTTACATCATTCGTGAATTGGAGAGTCAAAAGCTCATACCAAAAACACCAGTTTACGTCGATAGCCCCATGGCACTTGATGCGACTCAGGTGTACATGAATCATCCGGAAGAACTGCGGCTTGCATTTATCGATGGGCAATTGCAAACACCTCTTTGTACAACCTCCTACGAAGCCGTGAGATCTGCGGATGATTCCATGTTATTGTGCATGGACACTTCTCCAAAAGTTGTTATTTCGGCGGCTGGCATGCTTACGGGGGGCAGAATCCTTCATCATCTCAAAGCAAAACTGCCAGATCCGAAGAGTGCCGTTCTGTTTGTCGGGTACCAAGCTGAAGGAACAAAAGGCTTACTGCTGAAACAAGGTTTGACAAGTGTTCGGATTCACCACCAGTTGGTGACCGTCGAAGCTGAAATCATATCGGTAGATAGTTTTTCTGCCCATGCAGATTCCGATGATATTATGGATTGGCTCAAGAATCTTAAATGTCCTCCACGAGGTGTGTTTTTGAATCATGGAGAACCAAATGCCTTGCGATCACTCCGGTATCGAATCATTCATGAGTTGGGCTGGAAAGTTGTGATTCCTCAGTTGAATGACGAGTTTCTGATCAATGGTCAGAAGAAAAATCTTGATGTGGAGAGGCAATGAAAATAGTTCTCACGGGAGGTCCTTCAGGCGGAAAGACCACGATGGCTTTGTCTATTACAAAATCATTTTCTCGTCGAGTGACAATGATTCCCGAAGCAGCCAGTATTTTGTTTAGCGGTGGATTTTCGAGGCGTAGTTTTCCCGAAGCGATTAAACTTCAGCAAAAGGCTATTTATGCAGTTCAGATTGCGCATGAAGGAATTTTCGAAATAGAAAATGTGAAGCAAAACTTATTGATCTGCGATCGTGGCACCTTGGATGGGTTGGCTTATTGGCCAGAGATGCGGGAAGATGGTTTTTTTAAGGCCGTTGAATCGACAATGGAACAAGAGTTGAAGCGTTATGACTGGGTTATTCACTTGGATACAGCTGGGGCTGAGTCCTATGACAAGGATAACGTGGTTCGCATCGAAAATCACAAAGAGGCCGACTTAATTAATCAGAAGATAAAAAAGTGCTGGGCTGGGCATCCCCGCCGTTTTATTATCCCGAGCACCGAATCGTTCTTTAAGAAGGTATCGGCTGTGATTTCCATTGTAGAATGTATTCTCTCCAATGAAGATTATGATTCAATCTGTAAAAGTCTGCCGATTGACGTTCGTAATGGTGTTTTTAAAAGCTAGGTTCACGGGGCAGCTGGCTAAAAAAAACTCACTGTGTCTTCAATTCCTTTTTGCGAAGCCAGGCCATAATTGGCCAGTGATCGCTGACTCCTGTCGGAGAGGTCTCTGAAAAGCGAGCAGGTGTGAGCCAGCGGCTGACTTGGTATTTGTTTTGATTTGGAATATAAATGGATTTAGGATCGACGTACCATTTGGCTGAGCCCGCTGGTGACATTTCCTTGTGAAAAAGAAGGGCATCCAAAAATGACCATGATTTAGCCGGAGTAAAATAGTTTGTTCCGCGGCAGTCCTGACATCCAATAAGATGAGAGATTTGCCACTGAGGAGCCAGTCGAAGTCGAAATTGCCCGACCTTCTTCTCCTCCTCTGATGAAATATTAAAATCACCGCCTGCCACAGTCATTCGATCGGTAGGCAATTTGCTTTTCAGTCGAATCAGGTGGTCGATGGCTTGTTCTCTCCAATAAATGGGATTGTGGGGCGAAGGAAAGTGGACTCCGAAGACGGTAAGTGTTTCGGTATCAGGTAGGATGAGATTGACTTGCAAGATTCCCCGGCTTCGGGCCATCCATGTCTGATCTTCTAGATTGTTTGCTTTAAATGGTATCAGATGAAGTTTTGCCGGCTCCGAAGGATTTTCTGGAAGGCGAGATAAGAGTCCAATATCGATTCCGCGCTTGTCGGGGCCCTCGATCAGGATCAGCGTTTGATAGTTGGATTTTTTCAAGTATTGATCGCGCAGGATTTGAAGGACTCGAATATTTTCGACCTCCTCGAGAAGAAGAATGTCAGGTCCAAGGCCTCCGTTGACCTGCAAAATTACCTGTGCCAAACGCTCGAGCTTTCTCTGAAGGACTGGCTCTGACCAGTCCATGTTCAAACAAGTGTCCATATGACGTGAGTTTGACTCTTTGCAATTGTTTCGATGCTCGGCTGACTGCTTTTTTGAGCGGGGAAGATAGTCAAAATCTTCGCGATCTGCATCGTGCTCAGTATCGAAGAGGTTTTCTACATTGTAGGCCATCAAACTGAGGACGCTCTCGTGTTGAGAATCCTGTGACTGGTGATGCACTGTCGTGCAACTCACGATGAATTGCAAAATGAGCATTAATGTCAATCTTGATTTGAGTTTTGGAACTATCGTCGTTTTCAAGTCTCTCACTTTTTGCTCCGGCGCGGCTGCGTTGAATTCTCGAAGTCCATTAAGCCTTATGCCAGACTCAGTTTCAATCAATTTGCCTTGCAAGCTAAATCTATCCATGGGAGAAATCGATGCGCGGGCATTTTGATTGCGATAAGGGCCACTAGAACCATTTCTCGGGGGATTAATCTTGAAATATTGGGGTCGAAGAGGTCGATATTTCCTCTTTGTTCTTGCGATACACGGTTTTCTTGGAATTGTTCATAGTCAAGAGCCGGCGAGTTCTTCCAAATCGCGATTAACGGTGGAAGAGGTTCCAGAGCCAATTCAGGATTTAGCGCTGCCACCTCAGCGACGGGCTCTCATTCCTTTCACCGAGCAAGATACGATGAGTCGAAAAAAATCCCCGTTTTCTTACAGTTATTTTAACTGGGCGACTGTCAACTCGAGAGATTACCGGAATGGGGATGGACAGTTTTCATTTTATAATTTTATTGGTGTGGACTATCGGCTCAATTACGAGAGCAAGATTTCTTTCCGGCCGGTATTTTTTCTATCTAGCGCTGGAAAAAATTTTTTTGGTGAGGATGTTGGTTCTGAAGTTGCAATAGGTGATCCCTATCTGCAGTACTCTCATTATGGCATCGCCTTGTTTCCTGGCGATATTGGTCTGTTTGGTGCATTCAGATTGTACCTCCCTCTCAGTGAAGCTTCAAAGGTGAACAAGCAGTTGACCCGTGCCGAAGCACGATTTGTTTTTACAACTCCAGTTGGGAGAGGGATTGAGCTGTCTTACCACATGCATCAGGGATATTACTTTTACGCTCGTCGCGGGACAACCAATCATTTTGGCTTTGCAAAGGGAAATAAGCAGGCTGAGCTTGAGCATTTTTTAGAATTGAGTGAAATACTGACGACTGAATTGGGCTTCAGCCAGCGAGTGGGAATGACTCACCAGTGGATTTATGATGTTCCCTCGTTGGATTTGGCGGCCAAACGGGATGAGTTTCTGAATCTGAGTTTCATGGTGAGCTACAGTCTGAGTTCAATCAATTTTCTCGCGGGTATCATCAATGATATAAAATTGAGAGAATTTAAGACTCCCTCAGCAAAGCTTCGGCAGAAACCATTGGCTTTATTTCGGGAGGAGGAACTTCAGTATTCACTGATGA from Bdellovibrionales bacterium harbors:
- a CDS encoding endonuclease/exonuclease/phosphatase family protein encodes the protein MDRFSLQGKLIETESGIRLNGLREFNAAAPEQKVRDLKTTIVPKLKSRLTLMLILQFIVSCTTVHHQSQDSQHESVLSLMAYNVENLFDTEHDADREDFDYLPRSKKQSAEHRNNCKESNSRHMDTCLNMDWSEPVLQRKLERLAQVILQVNGGLGPDILLLEEVENIRVLQILRDQYLKKSNYQTLILIEGPDKRGIDIGLLSRLPENPSEPAKLHLIPFKANNLEDQTWMARSRGILQVNLILPDTETLTVFGVHFPSPHNPIYWREQAIDHLIRLKSKLPTDRMTVAGGDFNISSEEEKKVGQFRLRLAPQWQISHLIGCQDCRGTNYFTPAKSWSFLDALLFHKEMSPAGSAKWYVDPKSIYIPNQNKYQVSRWLTPARFSETSPTGVSDHWPIMAWLRKKELKTQ
- a CDS encoding MBL fold metallo-hydrolase translates to MSRKLRIQFLGGAGTVTGSRTLVHYDKFRILVDCGLYQGPKEIRQLNWDVFPGAKNLDAVVLTHAHIDHSGYLPKLVKEGFTGPVYSTRSTKDLCEIMLLDAAHLQEEDARYANRSRHSKHDPALPLYTTDDAVRVLRHFQPLSFDDWHEMVPGLSLRFLRAGHILGSSIIQFAYEGDHGSRLISFSGDLGNGRSHIIKPPVALTETDYLVLESTYGDRVQPREDHIDLLGKIIKRVLGRGGTLVVPAFTVGRTQELLYIIRELESQKLIPKTPVYVDSPMALDATQVYMNHPEELRLAFIDGQLQTPLCTTSYEAVRSADDSMLLCMDTSPKVVISAAGMLTGGRILHHLKAKLPDPKSAVLFVGYQAEGTKGLLLKQGLTSVRIHHQLVTVEAEIISVDSFSAHADSDDIMDWLKNLKCPPRGVFLNHGEPNALRSLRYRIIHELGWKVVIPQLNDEFLINGQKKNLDVERQ
- a CDS encoding universal stress protein — translated: MSKKNTAKMKASKRSAGKPSAGKRKSEGGTLKSKKHLKSKKSSISSKTSSKISSKPKSSDFSRQIVWAVDPFKASGPSWSKLTSIVKALSLEGKTTIQPVYVLSPSNFNFTGEFSGPWMAVFEPKVREAFTRVLSGLGISSLLEPEIITNKETSMASNVSKLLKFVEKSQAEVLVMNSHARTGLARLFLGSFAETALMTTKVPLILVNPETKSVTQFKKVLFPTDFSASNKKAFKKTLVFCKKYGAQLIIYHKLPDPIEPMVQTGVYMAGGGWVSVQQYIDLESDAREKESQVLVAEAAKMGVDAKFFIEEKPGFITDSINQYVSQNSVDLVAVGSKSGPISSVLVGSIGRQMVREASCPVWVVHV
- a CDS encoding ATP-binding protein, producing MKIVLTGGPSGGKTTMALSITKSFSRRVTMIPEAASILFSGGFSRRSFPEAIKLQQKAIYAVQIAHEGIFEIENVKQNLLICDRGTLDGLAYWPEMREDGFFKAVESTMEQELKRYDWVIHLDTAGAESYDKDNVVRIENHKEADLINQKIKKCWAGHPRRFIIPSTESFFKKVSAVISIVECILSNEDYDSICKSLPIDVRNGVFKS